Proteins from one Emys orbicularis isolate rEmyOrb1 chromosome 2, rEmyOrb1.hap1, whole genome shotgun sequence genomic window:
- the EBAG9 gene encoding receptor-binding cancer antigen expressed on SiSo cells isoform X3: MAITQFRLFKICTCLAAVLSFIKRLICRSGRGRKLSGDQITLPTTVDYSSVPKQSEVEDWTSWDEEAPTSVKIDGGNGNVATQQNASEQLEPDYFKDMTPTIRKTQKPELGDLDTWQENTNAWEEEEDAAWQAEEVLRQQKIAEREKRAAEQQRKKMEKEVQRLMKKEQNKIGVKLS; this comes from the exons ATGGCCATCACACAGTTCCGGCTCTTTAAAATTTGTACTTGCCTGGCAGCAGTGCTGTCCTTCATTAAGAGGCTAATATGCAG GTCTGGAAGAGGACGAAAGTTAAGTGGAGACCAAATAACTTTGCCAACTACAGTGGATTATTCATCTGTTCCTAAACAG TCTGAAGTAGAAGATTGGACTTCATGGGATGAAGAAGCACCAACCAGTGTGAAGATTGACGGTGGTAATGGGAATGTAGCCACACAACAGAATGCTTCAGAACAACTGGAGCCCGATTATTTTAAGGACATGACGCCAACTATAAGGAAAACACAGAAA CCTGAATTGGGAGACTTGGATACCTGGCAGGAAAATACTAACGCCTGGGAAGAAGAGGAAGATGCTGCCTGGCAGGCAGAAGAAGTTCTTAG GCAGCAGAAGATAGCAGAAAGGGAAAAGAGAGCAGCAGAACAACAaaggaagaaaatggagaaaGAGGTACAAAGGCTAATGAAGAAAGAGCAGAACAAAATTGGTGTAAAACTATCCTAA
- the EBAG9 gene encoding receptor-binding cancer antigen expressed on SiSo cells isoform X2 yields the protein MAITQFRLFKICTCLAAVLSFIKRLICRSGRGRKLSGDQITLPTTVDYSSVPKQSEVEDWTSWDEEAPTSVKIDGGNGNVATQQNASEQLEPDYFKDMTPTIRKTQKIVIKKREPLNFGVPDGNAGFSSRLAATQDIPFIPQSPELGDLDTWQENTNAWEEEEDAAWQAEEVLRFQGQKGPL from the exons ATGGCCATCACACAGTTCCGGCTCTTTAAAATTTGTACTTGCCTGGCAGCAGTGCTGTCCTTCATTAAGAGGCTAATATGCAG GTCTGGAAGAGGACGAAAGTTAAGTGGAGACCAAATAACTTTGCCAACTACAGTGGATTATTCATCTGTTCCTAAACAG TCTGAAGTAGAAGATTGGACTTCATGGGATGAAGAAGCACCAACCAGTGTGAAGATTGACGGTGGTAATGGGAATGTAGCCACACAACAGAATGCTTCAGAACAACTGGAGCCCGATTATTTTAAGGACATGACGCCAACTATAAGGAAAACACAGAAA ATtgttattaaaaaaagagaaccttTAAATTTTGGGGTCCCAGATGGAAATGCAGGATTTTCTAGTAGATTAGCAGCTACACAAGATATTCCTTTTATTCCCCAGTCT CCTGAATTGGGAGACTTGGATACCTGGCAGGAAAATACTAACGCCTGGGAAGAAGAGGAAGATGCTGCCTGGCAGGCAGAAGAAGTTCTTAG atttcaaggccagaagggaccactgtga
- the EBAG9 gene encoding receptor-binding cancer antigen expressed on SiSo cells isoform X1 — MAITQFRLFKICTCLAAVLSFIKRLICRSGRGRKLSGDQITLPTTVDYSSVPKQSEVEDWTSWDEEAPTSVKIDGGNGNVATQQNASEQLEPDYFKDMTPTIRKTQKIVIKKREPLNFGVPDGNAGFSSRLAATQDIPFIPQSPELGDLDTWQENTNAWEEEEDAAWQAEEVLRQQKIAEREKRAAEQQRKKMEKEVQRLMKKEQNKIGVKLS; from the exons ATGGCCATCACACAGTTCCGGCTCTTTAAAATTTGTACTTGCCTGGCAGCAGTGCTGTCCTTCATTAAGAGGCTAATATGCAG GTCTGGAAGAGGACGAAAGTTAAGTGGAGACCAAATAACTTTGCCAACTACAGTGGATTATTCATCTGTTCCTAAACAG TCTGAAGTAGAAGATTGGACTTCATGGGATGAAGAAGCACCAACCAGTGTGAAGATTGACGGTGGTAATGGGAATGTAGCCACACAACAGAATGCTTCAGAACAACTGGAGCCCGATTATTTTAAGGACATGACGCCAACTATAAGGAAAACACAGAAA ATtgttattaaaaaaagagaaccttTAAATTTTGGGGTCCCAGATGGAAATGCAGGATTTTCTAGTAGATTAGCAGCTACACAAGATATTCCTTTTATTCCCCAGTCT CCTGAATTGGGAGACTTGGATACCTGGCAGGAAAATACTAACGCCTGGGAAGAAGAGGAAGATGCTGCCTGGCAGGCAGAAGAAGTTCTTAG GCAGCAGAAGATAGCAGAAAGGGAAAAGAGAGCAGCAGAACAACAaaggaagaaaatggagaaaGAGGTACAAAGGCTAATGAAGAAAGAGCAGAACAAAATTGGTGTAAAACTATCCTAA